In the Urocitellus parryii isolate mUroPar1 chromosome 1, mUroPar1.hap1, whole genome shotgun sequence genome, TATCAGCTAGACATGGCACGCATGTTAATTTCCTTAGTGGTTCCTAGGAGAAGCTGCAGGATGTCCTAAGGGTGGTAACAGAGTGCCTGTGACCCCCAGGGAGTTTACGCACCAGAGGAATGTTTCCCTGTGTATTTGCACAGTCAGAATCCCTACATAGTGTAACTATAAAGGACATTGACACTACACCTTTGAGCTGAGTTCTCCCCATAACCAGATTATTGACTTTGAGAAGACTTCTAGATTTTTACTGTGAAACCTAGCATGTGCACAATGTAGGTATCTTGCATTTAAAAGCACATCAAGTTACAAACAAGCCTTAACCACACTGAtgtacaaatcaaaattacaaatataattttgtagTGTGCTTGTGTAAGAGAAAAATCCTCCATATTTCCATAGCACAAACCTGCCCATTTCTTACAAGCTGTCCTCTCCACAGTGAGCAGCTCACCATGGACTGGGGgaaccacacctccagccctgtcTTCATCCTGCTGGGCATCTTCAACCACAGCCCCATCCACACCTTCCTCTTCGCTCTGGTCCTGGGCATCTTCACAGTGGCCGTCATGGGGAACTCCACCATGGTGCTCCTCATCCACCTGGACACCCAGctgcacacccccatgtacttcctcCTCAGTCAGCTCTCCCTCATGGACCTGATGCTCATCTGCACCACCGTCCCCAAGATGGCCTTCAACTACCTGTCTGGCAGGAACTCCATCTCGCTAGGAGGCTGCGGGACCCAGATATTCTTCTATGTGTCCCTGATGGGAGCCGAGTGCTTCCTGTTGGCAgcaatggcctatgaccgctatgtggccatttgcCACCCATTAAGATACCCAGTTCTCATGAGCCAGAAAGTCTGTGGCCTCATGGCTGCTGCTTCCTGGCTTCTTGGCTCCTTTGATGGTATAATTGAAGCTGCAGTTGCCTTGTCCTTCCCATACTGTGGTTCCCGGGAAATACCCCACTTTTTCTGTGATGTCCCTGCCCTGCTCACCCTCGCATGCACTGACACCTTGACATTTGAAAGGATGATATTTATCTGCTGCATCATTATGCTTCTGTTCCCTGTAGGCATCATCATTGCTTCCTATGCTCGTGTGATTCTGGCCGTCATTCACATGGGATCTGGGGAGGGTCGCCGCAAAGCTTTTGCCACCTGCTCTTCCCACCTCATGGTGGTGGGCATGTACTATGGAGCGGCCATGTTCATCTACATGCGGCCCACTTCTGACCGGTCCCCCACCCAGGACAAGATGGTGTCGGCCTTCTACACCATCCTCACGCCCATGCTGAACCCCCTCATCTACAGCCTGCGCAACAGGGAGGTGTCCAGAGCATTCATGAAGGTGCTAGGGAAGGGAAAGTCTGGAGAATGAGCTGGGTAATTGTAtttatgctttgttttttaagcacACTTGATATGCTTACATTTATATGCAGGCTAATGCACATCAGCATCAAGTTTTCTCATCTTTGTGGTTCTACTAACCACTGCATAAGTCACCAGCAAACATTGTTAGGATAGATAATGCACATCTGTGTGTTGTCCATACTTAGCAAATGGAGGTGGTCATCTGTAGAAGCAGCCCATTAATTGATTGTAGCACTCAGTTTTTTAGCATGTGGTACATTTAATCTGGACATAGGATTGCTTATGTAGAGTCCAGTATATCCTGGACTTACCATTTTGCTGAAATGACTCATGGTTTTTTTATCTATTGACTCATAGAtaacttttaatataaatattgaaatgaaGGTAATTTAGGTGGAGAAAACAGGCATTACTTGGAGGTTTGGCATGTTGTGTTTGTGGTGAACACTATCCTTTGGGGTACTGGATGACTGAGAaactctcatttattttcttcctctacagaTTCTCTTATACATAGGATACAGAAATGTTCTTAAGAATTTCTGAGTGTAGATTTTACATCCTTAGTTGTTCTAACCCTTAGGTGTGGAATATACTGCAATTGATTTGCACTGTTTTATGAACAATTGCTTAACTGATGTGAtcaatttttaatagaaaattgtttcctaaaatcttcatatttttcttaaattttatgtatgacatacatatttatacatagatatatatgtgGCTGTTTTGGTATTATGTAAGATGAAATGCAGTCGAGATTTTACCCTAGCCCTAAGTGCCTTATAAAATCCCTATTATTGTGttgctttcttcttctccatAACACTAACCACAAACCTAGGACTGTAATGAGCTACTCTTTATTTTAAGCTGGGCCTTCTTCTCAGTGAGCACTTTTGTATGTGGCTCAGAGTCATCTTCCACACTGCAGTGCTTGTTGAAGTGATCCCCTTCCTCTGCAGCAGAGGGACTCTTGCTTTCCTCTCTGAAGCTAGCAGGAGTGTTTGTTCCTCTCAGGGTGAAGCAAGATCCTCTCTAAAAGGCCTCCCAGCTGGTTAAATAAGGCCAATATCAGAATACCTCCCTTTATATGGCTTAAATCAACCAAAGATGGATCTTAGcatcctgaaaaacaaaacaaaacaaaacaaaaatctgcgTTCCTGGCATACAATGAACTTGATCTTGCAGGTAAAGCTAGAGGGTGCAGATCATGAGAGGAGCTCGGCATTCCTCCTTCAGAATATTCCACCAGTCATTGCAGACCCATatccacacagacacagagatgACATCGCCAAAAACTGGTCCTAGCACATGTGTCTTACAATAGTGGTGATGTCCTTGCAGTAGACTGCACTGTGTCACTTAGGAATTCTTTACACTTCTTTTTAATGGACTAACATATAATTTGGAGGTTGATTATGCTTCTCTAATTTGCACATTGCTCCTCTACTTACTATAAAACAGCACTCAACACAGTGCATGCATTCGTTTATAAACAGGGATGACTGTgaattcctttccctctctttccctttttcagGTCTAGCAGACCATTAAAACAAATGCTTCTCCTCTGCTCAAGCACACAGGTTAAAAAAGCAATATCTGAGTTCAGTGAAGTAATTCATAACACTTTTCTACCTTATTAAAAACAAGACTACTTTGGAGGTGGGGCATGGTTGCACTAGTCTATAATCTTGgcaactccagagactgaggcaggagaccacaagctccaggccagcctcagcaactgtttcaaacaaaaaaaaaaaaaagctggggtgATGATTCAGCAGTCAaactccctgagttcaatcccccaaaacagGATAGAGAAGAAAGTCTAAACTTCACTACTCTTCAACCAAATTGTCTTACTcatataattatttgatttttttatagaaatttaattcaattttggGTTAAAccaatgtttttatatttgactttAAGGAAgtaaatataatgataaataggcaaatataataataaacactATATTACCCAATCAAATAATATTACTAGCAGGGAAAATTTCTAAGCTTATTAAAGATAGAGTATAGTAAAAGATTATTTACTTTAAGAAATATGATGGTTTTCATATagataaaatgaatcaaaactgCAATTAATAGCCTAAGTCTTTgctaatgtatttaaaatgttaaactgtGACAAACTTTAAGTTACCTACTAATGATTAtggtgaagaaaaatattttttctctatgtAAATGAAGCTTCAGcctctgatatttttaaaaataaatgataaacctTGAGATGAATGCTATGATCATATATTTCCCATGAATCATTTATATCATGTGTGACACATTTTATgagatatatgtataaatatgtaatataaaggAGAGGAATTCCCTCACAGAGTGTGCAATGTTAAAAGAATTGAGGCATGGActcattataaatttaaaacaatagaaaattttagagcattttgaTCAATAacgtacacatttttaaaaaggaacaatacAATCGAAGTCAGAGGAATGATCTGATTCCCATACAGTACATGCGCTGGATATAGACGTATAGGATTCAAATGTGGTCCTGAGAGCAGTTCAGTGCCAAAAAGTGTGTGGAAGATTGAATAGCAGAGTGCAGGCTGGAGTGAGGCCTGGGTCTGGGGAAGACAGAACAAGCAAGTGGAAATGCCCAGGTGGGCAGTGAGGAGTGGAGAACGCAGGCGGTGCACACCCACAGCAGAGGACAGTGGGGGTGAGCAGGGCCTCTGAAAGTCAAGGAGAGCCGCTAAGCACGTCTTCCTGGCAGGAATCCTGCCTGGCATTGCTCAGCGTGGATGAAGGGGTAGCTAGCGAGGCCCAGGGACCTAGGCTGTCGTTGCAATAAGAGAGAACAAGGATTTTAGAGCAGCACTAAGTGCGCAGTTCCACGTGCCAGCTGCGGTGTGGCGCCCTCTGTCGGAGCCTCACCGGTCCCTCCTGGGGCCCAGCATGGATCTCCCATGCCACCTAAGTCGCCCACTTACAGTGTAAGATTCAACGTGTTTTAGCATCTTCCCGAGTGTGGCCATAATCCACATAGTTTTACACCTTTATCACCCCACCACCCTTCGTTACTAGCGGTCATCCCCCACCCACACCACCTTCTACAGACGCTGACCCACTTCTCCCTGCAGATCTGAATCCAGCTCTCCCCATAAACTGGGTTATTAGTGTCCCAGGGCTGGTGTGTTCTACTCAGCTGGTCCTCAGGGCCCATCCGTGTTGCAGGTGTCAAAACTTCAACCGACATATTACCCTACAATATTCTACCATATGGATACAATCTATTGGTTTGTGCATCTTTGCACTGGGCTCATTATCTCCTATTTTGAAAACGTGTATAAATTTTTGtgtaaaaatgtgttttcatttacttttagtATATCATTAGGAATAGAATTAGGAGGTCCTCTGGTGACTCTATGTCTAACTCTTTGATCATTTACcagattatttttcaaatcatgCTACCTTTCACATTGTCTAATAAAGAATAGTACTTTACATTCCAACTGGCAGTGTACAGAGTTGTAATTGGCCCACTTTCTCACAAACACTtggtattatttctattttgaacaAAATGATTCAGGTGTGCAAgttgatatctcattgtagtgTTCATTTTATGTCCCTGATAATTAATGATGGGGTGAATGTCATTTATGTACTTATTGGTCAGTTGTAATTTCTTTTTCCGGGAAATATCTATCTGgtgatttgttaatttttaaattgggttatatATCTGTTTATTATTAAGGCTTAAATGTTATTTATAGTTCTAGATATAGGATTATAACAGAACATATGAGTTACAAATTATGtactttttcttagttttatgaTGTTCTAAACACAAAAgttccattttttgttgttttttgttttgatgaatTTCAGCGTAAttccactacttttttttttgcttatgctTTTGATATTATGTCAAAGAACCTATTTCCAAATCCAAAgtaataattctttctttctgtttatattttcttcttagatctttctagttttcattttctgtctcagataattcatccattttgagttatttatgtatGGTATGAGATACAGATGCAAATTTACTATTTTTgatgtgaataaataaacagtAGTCTCAGTGCACAAACAAACAATTTACTGTGTcagcatatttattaaaaaatcactaatattgccaggtatagtggtgcacacctacaatctcatcagctcaggaggctgaggcaggaagactgcatgTCCAAGGACAGccatagcaatttagcaagatcctgtctaaaaaaatttttaaaggggctgtggatgtgactaaGTGATTGAACACCCCtattttcaatccccagtaccaaaaatagggggaaaatcaCATAATGAATGTAAGAGTTTAACAATTATATCTAGTTGATCTGTATGACTATTTTTACACCAGAGCAATAGAATCTTTAGTACTGTAAGACTTTAGTACGTTTTTAAATTGATGTGTGAGCACTATGAATTTGTCTACCTTTTGTGCAGAattgattttgttatttgaatACTATTTGCTAAACTTGTCAATTTCTGCCAAAATCAGATGGTAATGTAATGTGTTGTTTCTATAATTTAATATGAGACATATTTGCCACTTGATGATAATGTCATCCATGCTATAAACTTggtataatttctatttctttggttattctttaatttatctaaaaagtttcttttgtttaGAGTATAAATTTACACATCTTTTGTTAACATTATCCTGAacagtttgttatttttaacatagTGATAGgtagaatgttttttttctatataggggattgaatctagggcctcacccatgctacaAATTACCACGGAACTATTCTTCCAATTCAGGAATTACTTTTGTAATTGTTTATTCCATTCATTGCCAGAACATAGACATACACTTGagatttatatattgattttttattctgaaaatatacCAAACTCATAATTAGTTGTAGTATATCTAAGTTGTTGAGAAGTTCAGGgtgttctctttttatttcattccattgaTGTGGCTTTCTAAATAGTAGTTCTGTACTTGCAGTGCTGTGGCACCAATTGTAACATGCCCGAACCCAGGTACATATGGATGATtccaacattttagaaaaatgggAATGATTTATTTCAAATCAACACACACTAGAGACTGTAAGCATTaaggtgaaaatttttaaaagctaagagaaatatgtaaagaaaaaaatcaaaagagaaatttcGGAACACTTAGGTAGGAAAATGAAATGCAGCATGATACCTACTGACTTACTGTCATTTTGATTGGTACTACATTGACTTTGTAGATCAAGATGTAAAATACTGACATCTTAACAACATTGAATTTTCCTATTTATGAATGTGGATTAACTCTTCATTTGCTTagtttttcttagatttttcaaTTCAAAATTTACATCGGTGTTATGATTAGTTTGTTAAATTTATATCATAGAAGGACCACCCCACCCACCAGCAGACACCTGCAGGAGCTCAGGCCCAGCAAAGATCTGCCTCCACCAACCTGtgtgggagcccaggcccagtgTAGACCTTGGTTCCACCCCCCCTACCACCACTGCCTGTGAGCCCAAGTCTAAACcacttccatcttgagacactgcagtCATCCTCACAGCCTTCTccatgcagtagcctctaccttAGGACAACAGACAGGACCTAAGAGCTAGCTGCATcttggagcaggcatcccaaagccagtgtatAGCCCATCCTTTCAGTCCCATCTCTGAAAGACTTTGCATCCATCTTGAggcacctccactgctatctgGAGTTACCACTGCTATTGCCTCCACTACCTATAGTTATAGTTTTGTCCACCTTGGGACACCAGCAggatctggaagcccaacaccatggtgaggtacagataatctgcacagatactacaagattatagggtagaaactgtaatacctcagatccacacctCAAGTAAGGAAATCACAtagtcaacataaaaaaaaaaaaaaacatgggaggAAAGTGCTCCAAACAAATCAGGACCCACGAACAGTGtagttgatgaaatatcagagaaggggctcagaatgttcataattaaaataaactatgaattaaagaatgacctaaattaaaaatacaggcaAACACTAAtcattccaacaaagagataagacagAAATAGCATCccttgatcacaccaacaaagagataaaggaGCAAATACAgttagcaaaagattacttcaagaaagagacagagactctgaaaataaaaacagaaatccttgaaatgaagaaaacaataaatcaaataaaaatactcaatagAAAGTACTACCAACAACCtatatcacttggaagacagaacatcagataatgaagacaaagtgtacaatctggaaaacaaaattgaccacacagtgaagatggtaaaaaCCATGAACAaaccaagaattatgggatagtatcaaaagaccaaatctaggagttattgggatagaggaaggtacaagAGTTTccaaccaaaggaatgcacaatctcttcaatgaggtAATATCACAAAGTTTCCCAcacatgaagaatgaactggaaaatcaaatacaagaggcttaaaAGACACAAAATGTATAAagttacaacagatctacaccaaggcacattataatgaaaatgcctagcattcagaataaggacagaatcttAAAGGCTTcaggagagaggaatcagatcagatatagggggagaccaattcatatcccaccagatttttcaacccagaccctgaaagccaggagatcatggaacaacatatacgaagctctgaaagaaaatggatgtcaactaAGAATCTTatttccaacaaaattaagctttagatttgatgatgaaataaaatcgtccatggtaaacaaaagttagaagaatttacaactagaaagcctgcatggCACCAAgatattccatgaagagaaaatgaaaaacaacaatgaaaatcatcaaagggatgtattatactaaaggaaaaacaaatcaaaagagaaaccaagtcaagttaaatacctaaaataaacaaaaatggctgggaatacaaatcatttcttaataataaccctgaatgttaatggcctaaactctccaatcaaaagacatagatcggcattggatcaaaaaaaagagacccaacaatattctgcctccaagagactcatcttataggaaaagacatccacaggctgaaggtaaaagtttgggataaatcataccactcacaaggactgcggaagcaagcagggatttccagcCTCATATCaaacaaagtagacttcaagccaaaaggtaaccaaaagggataaagaaggatatttcatctatttaagggaaccatacaccaacataTTGTTATGGctaacaataataaatgtatatgccccaacaatggagcatctacgttcatcaaaaaaaaactcttctcaagttcaagagtcaaatagatcacaacacaataattttgggtgacttcaactcacctctttCATCTCTAGATAGAGCCTCCAAACAGAAGCTGAACAGAGAAACTATGGAACTCactaatacaatcaataacttagacttaactgatatatatataaaatatttcatcctttaaTGAGAgagtacactttcttctcagcagcacatggatccttctgtaaaatagactatatattatgccacaaagcaactcttaccaAATGCTAAATATAGAGATACTACTTTGCAGTCTATCgaatcataaaaaatgaaattataaatcaatgataaaataaaaaaaataaaagctactccaacacccgGAGACTAAagaatatgctactgaatgaacaatggattgcaagACATCaaaaaggacattaaaaaattcttagaggtaaatgagcaCACAGAAACAAtctatcaaaatctctgggacactatggaggcagtattaagaggaaagttcattgcatggaattcatttcttcaaaaaataaaaagtcaacaaataaattacctaacattacatcttaaagccctagaaaaagaacaaatcaacaccaaaagcagtagaagacaggaaataattaaaatcagagctgaaatcaatgaaatttaaacaaaagaaacaattgaaaaaattgacaaaacaaaaattacattctttgaaaaaataaataaaattgacaaac is a window encoding:
- the LOC144254622 gene encoding olfactory receptor 2M3-like, coding for MDWGNHTSSPVFILLGIFNHSPIHTFLFALVLGIFTVAVMGNSTMVLLIHLDTQLHTPMYFLLSQLSLMDLMLICTTVPKMAFNYLSGRNSISLGGCGTQIFFYVSLMGAECFLLAAMAYDRYVAICHPLRYPVLMSQKVCGLMAAASWLLGSFDGIIEAAVALSFPYCGSREIPHFFCDVPALLTLACTDTLTFERMIFICCIIMLLFPVGIIIASYARVILAVIHMGSGEGRRKAFATCSSHLMVVGMYYGAAMFIYMRPTSDRSPTQDKMVSAFYTILTPMLNPLIYSLRNREVSRAFMKVLGKGKSGE